TCGTGACATGTGAAAAGCACCATCCCTCGTACGCTGACATAATCAGCAGAGCAGCCCACTTCAATGATATCATAGTGGAGGAGGAAAAGTTGATGATCCAAGGTTTAGCTTTTGAATTACGGCTTTTTTGCCACTTGCTATTTGCAGAGGACTCTATTAGTCGTAAGAACATCATAACATATTGCTGCAAAGAGATTATCTAAGGATTCCGGTTCTGACAATTAACATCACCTTTTTAGAACCTGGAGTACAGCACCAAATTCTAGTTGAGAGAATGCTCAAGCgtcatttttcattttccataaaaaattctTGACTGAGTTTCCGGTTTATAAGCTTCCACACACTATTCAACTTCGGAAAATGGTCCTGTATGATAGAATATTGCCCTCTTGGTTGTCCCAATTGACTGATTTTTAATGGTAAATTTTCTGTTGATGCTAGTAACCCACATGATGCGGTTCATTTGTAGTGAGGATAGTGAATTTGTGGAACATGAGTTGCTGTGGCCTCTAGCTCAATCCCATTGGGAAGAGTTTGGAAGGATGAAATCAGATACCCGAGTGATAGAAGAGGTCTGCTTTGAAGGAGCTTCAGTGAACTTCCCGGGCATCACATTTGATCCCATTCCCAATTCTCATGCAAGCTCATTTTACTAAAACATCTCTTTCTCCCAAAATTGATCTCCATGACCAGGAGTGGGCAGTTAAGCTCACATATATGGATGTATGCCCAGgccatgtgttttcacaaaggAATGTTAAAACCAGATTTAGAGTTTCGTATTCGACCATACACAATGTCTATATCTGGAAAGCTAGGAAGCAAAAGACTGACTTAAATACAGGGCGACTCAAGTTTATAAATTAGCAACAAGTTGTAAGGCATAAAGAGGAAGGAGTGGGGAGGCAAGCGGACAGGCAATTTTGTGACAATTTGaccatttaaattaaattcaaggGTACTGTCAACTTCGATATGCCCTAAGCTTAGCACTTACAAAACATAATGCTTGCACTAATTGTAAACAAGGTAATCAAAAGAGCATATTATACATGAACTATTCCAGAAGATCAGCAACAAAAAACTTTGGGTTATTATGCAGTATGACATGGCTGAAGTCAAATAATTCAGATGATGGGGCTGCATGGGAAGACTTGCTTCTGTCCTGGAGCATTACGGCTTAAGTCTTCAGCCTGCAAAAAATAGatcaattttagattttatattctTGGTCACTCATAATCAGGGGTCCTCGTGTGTTCATATCATGGCAGTGTCACAATCAATCCCAAAAAAGCCAAGAGTCATTCAGAGTACTGGTGAAAATGAGAGTTATTCATATACCAATCACTACATTATAATACAATACACCTCTTTAACCCATTCAACGGTTTCATTGAAGAAATATCCTATGTTTCAAATGCAGAATACTGTTAACCTCTTAGGATGACACTGTTGAGAAATTTGTTTCACACACCATCACAAAGTTGTATGCAATTGCAAGCCATAAGTTGTAAACTCAGACTTGGGGATGCATAGTTATACTAAGCTATAGCAGAATTATCTTGAAATTGTGCATTTGATTAGTGCAAAAAAGccagccttttgggccttttgaGCTCATTTAGGCAGGcctcacacaaaaaataaaacccccTCCTCTTTTATAGTACTTTAAATGAATAAGCAATCAGCAAAGCACATCCAAACTCACTCAAGTTTACAACTCACATTTAGTGAAGAAGTGGTATTgcataagatattttttttttttgggcgcTTCATATGTGTAAAGCTAAAACTAAATCAATGattataaaagatagaaaataccTACAGGATGCTGCTCACTCTAAATCCATAAAAATAGACTAACCTGTGAACAAGAAAAGGCATACCCCACTTTAAAAAGGTCACATGTGGAGCAACTAGGGAGCAACTAATCTACATATATGATGTCTTCATCAGGGTCATCGCCCTCCCAGTCTCTGTCCTCTTGAGAAGCATCAGATGAATCAAATTGCTCTCCTTCTTCGCTTGCTTTAGGCTCTTTCTCATTCTTTATCCTGTCTAATATTGCAATCACCTGAAAGGTCAAACTAAATGGATCAGTATTTTCTAAGACCCTTATATAGATAAAGTAATTCTAAGTTGCTGAACCCAAGAATGACAaccaaattataatttaaaagacAACTGAAAGTATGATGATAGGCAAATGCTCAGCCATGATTCTTCCTATcatgataaaatttattttgaatactTTCTTTCTATCATGTATAAAATGAACTCAGTAATAGGTCAGGATACTCAAGGATTATATGGTAGGATGGTACCCAAGGTCCATTAACTGCATGGGGCCTAAAAACTTGAATGCAGAGGAGACAGTGGTACATTATCAACATGGTTTGCTTAAGTAATAGCAGACAAATCCATAATTATAGCCATCATTTGCTacattcttaatcaaaacatgTAACACATACAGGCATGGACAAAGGAAACCAAGAACAAGACATTCAACAAAAATCAATTAGCTTATTGACCAAAAGATGATCTAATAAAGGAGGCCTGGCCTTAAATAAAATGATGTGCATAAAATTGCTACCAATACACTGGACTGAGTCTATATGAAACATCTTTCAAGAACGCACAAATTTACATTCTTTGCTTATGCCTGTGCCATTATACAAAACTTAATGGCCTAAGTAACCTAACCAGAAATAAGATATCAAACATCTGTGACAACCTTTATGTGGAGGTATAGACTCAAGGTTAACTTATGACTAACTGTGTGAAActcatttataaatttttaaaaaaactgtgTGAAACTTGATGCTAATGAAACTTTCTAAGAAGAAACATAAGTCTTGAAATTGTGACTAAAAATCAGAAGAAAAAAGCAAGAGGAAACTATAAGTTGTCTTCAGGATCATATAGAAACAATGTTATCGAAAGTTTTTACCCTGCTTCCTCTCTCTAAAGACTCATCTTCTAAAAATCGTATCTCAGGGGTCAGCCGCAGCTTCATACGTCTCCCCAACTCACTTCGGACATACTTAGCTTTTGACTTCAAACCAGCAATGGCAAGATCCTTTCCTCTTTCATCACCGAAGACAGATATATATACTTTAACCAcctattaaaatataaataaaccattaaTTTCTAATGCAACCATAAAGATTTTACATAATGAAAAGCAGCATCACCAATGCTGAAACAGGAGAGCAATTAAATTCAGTTTCTAATCCTCTGAATGTGCAATGCATACAGGAAGCAAAATTATCCTTCTTTCTTCACTGAAATATGCACCCCTCACGAAGCAATGGCATATTACATATTACATGGAAATAAACCATAACAGCTAACACATAAAAGTATGCATTTAGCTTATATCTGCTAAATGACCATTCCTGACTATTTTAAAAGTATGTATTTagcaaaagaaataaagatgaCACAACCAATGTATGACTCAGCTACACATCTTTTTGTATATGTAGACTGATTATATATAGAggagaataaaaaactaaatgttGCATACCAGCCATTTCCAATTACTGTTATCTCTCCATAGTAATCAATTGCCCTCTATATCCAAACAAGAAGCATGACTAAAGTAGCAGTAGGAGTAGGTATAAATATTCATCACATTTTACCTCAATCTATACTTCAACCCCAATCTTACAGCTTCCTCCCAAAACAAACCCAGTAGCTTCATTTAGTTAAATTTATCACAATTAAGCAAAgcataattgaaattattcacTTCTCCCCCCCTCACCTAAGAACTCTATCATCCCCCAATAGCCAAATGACTCCAATACACATAAAGGGTCTCAACAcaaggaaaaattaaattttatttgttagcAAATCCACAAATGTACACTATCCTAACAATAAAAATCAGAACTTGGAAACTCAATGAACCACATGAAcaacccaaaaatcaaaactttatCACAACCCACAAAAACTTAAAGCTCAAATTCAAAGAatacccagaaaaaaaaaaaaaaaaaaaacacaaatggaAACAAGCATGGAGTACCTGCAAATCCCCAGAGACTTCAACATCGCTAATGGTAGTGAGGGAAGAAAGGTACCTATCAGCTCCCAAAGAAGCTTCAGGAAGAATAGCATACTGCAAGACCTTGTCAGTGAGGAGCATATCAGAGAGCTCTCTTCTGATTTGCTTGGCCACCATCTTCACTCTTCTTGGGTTAGCCATGCACCTTATGGTTGAGCCAATTCTGGGTTGCAAGGAGAGTAGGCCCATGGGCCTTGCTGAGTGAATCCAGGCCGTTGGATTCTGGGTTCTGAGGAATGGAGGGTGGGGATGGCATaagagtggtggtggtggaattggtgggtggtggtggtggcaggAGTGAAAGACTAGGTGTGGCATTGCTGTACTCAATCCTACCTTCTCTTCCTTCTATTTGTTGCTGCTAttgttgttgggcttcttcttcttcttcttcttcttcttcttaaataaaatttaatttttttcaaatgggTTTTAGCCCTTTGGGATTTTGAGTTTGGAGTTGGGACTTCTGGTTTTGGAGAGACCGAATATGGATTATCTATTGAATTGTATCACATATTATTCTCAATGGGCCTATTAAGATGCACTGTTGCAGCcttgtatataaattttattatgtttttatatataatgttttcttaaaaatcttGTATACTAGTTTtttctgcttcttttttttgggactaCTTATGTATACTAGTTTATCAAACATGATTagttacttaattttaaaacctaaacaaaatttatgtttaaaattatttatatatatctaaaaataaatattaataaattaaataattgtcGTATTTTGACATACTATatcctatgtttttttttttttttttaaatattgtatcCTCGTACCTGTACTCGTATCATACCAGTATCCGTATCCATACCGTGCATCATTGTTCAACAACAATGACATCAGCATCGGAAAACTGGACTTGACTCTCGTCAATCTGGACATGGAGGTCAGCGTTGCCGTGGTGATCTCTCAGTTGTAGGCTTGCAGCTGATGGTTGCCTTCACCGATGGTATCTGCTGCCCTCTGGTTTCTCTTATGGGTTTTAGTTTTACACAGGCGTAGAAATTAATGACTTAATGAGAGTATAAAAGTGATGAGTGGTGGCTGTTGTTTTGTTGTTAATTTTAATACtatgttttattttgatttgcTGTCCCTTCGCAGGCAAGCATTAAAgagagtaaaaaatattgtatttaaaaaaaaaaattcgactATTGTGTTTATAACTTTGTATGATACTATGATGTTAACTAAAAAAAGTACattcaattatattaaatattttttttctcaaaaaaaatattaaatatttatttgctgTAAAGAttgaataatttatatttaaacactgaaatagtttgattttttatttaaaaaatagcttcaatttaattttggagtccaattaattcattttgattttcAATTACACTGTAAAACATATAAAGACAAAAgttgttataaaaataatatttttttcacaatgttagtataattatttataatcttatTAGTATTATAAGGTGTGAAAACtcacttaaaattatttatatgccttggataaatttttaataaatactagtctcatcacacgcttTGTGCGTGTAATGAGGctcttttttttagatatatatttttttttgtaaactatATATTTGGTCTCTAtcttttacattatatttcaatttagtctctaacctttcaattatgtcaatttggtctctaacattttagtgtcgtgtcaatttagtctctattATTATCTCTTGGATGGAAAAGTCTGATGTGTCAAACGgcctaaataatattttaaaaaaaatttgccacaTCAATTGCCACCTgtcaaatctttaaaaaaaaaaactcaaatcaaaTCTTTGCTTATTTTGTTTGATAGAAGTTATAGAAGGGTCAAATCTGAGATTAGCTTAAGAGTTTTCACAGAAGGGTCAAATTGGAGAACTAGATATGGTGAATGAAATTGGGGCTCTCTATCTCCTACCCAAAAATCTGCACAATTAAAAGGGAACCTTAAGGATGAAcgcaaaggaaaacaaaaatataaaaattttgttaataaatggttgacaacaaaaaacaaatttggcaATTTATGTCTTCCAACCGtggagataaatttttttttttgagaaacccaCCCAAGGAGATGATAAATGattgttttttggattttatgaatttatagCTAATTAGAAGGCACTTTAGAAGAGTATTGATCTTGGACAAGGTAAATGTTAAAGTTGGTAAAGCTCCATAATTTCTGTCATAAACAAATCGCGACAAAGACCAAACTTAGAttaccaaaaaattttaatcatctCCTTGTAGCGTCTCACCTTTCTCTTTAGAGGaacaaaatgtgaaaaactaaGAAACGTGAAGAACTCGTGacttagggatttttttttttgtttattgaggaaaaggaattttttttgttgatggaCGTAAGTTAGGGATTTTGATCCCAAAAGTTactcttgttgttgttgtttttttttttttttttttctaatttataattGTGTTGACAAGTTAGTCCAAGTGGCAGTTGatgtggcaaatttttatttatttatttaagctGTTTGACACATCAGACTTTTTCATCTAAGAGATAATGACAGGGACTAAATTGATATGGCATTGAAAGGTTAGGAACCatattgacacaattgaaaggttaagaattaaattgaaatatagtgtaaaggatatggaccaaatacgtagtttaccctttttttttttaatatgaactttgagtagttttttttttttttagaacatgAGGTAGTTTTATAGGAACATGGGGTAGTTTTGGTTATGTAAATGGGGTAGCAGGAAGTTTTATAAAACATGGTTTAGTTTTATAAACATGGgtaggctttttatttttacttttttatcaatttacaattttaacctcattttttatgttttaggaataatgttaagttaattaaattatgggtatttttgaaagtcaaaaagataataactaactttctgaaccctcttaatatatagagattaagagttaatttatttttgttttattttattaattatatagttattaattaaattatttatgacatcacCAGTTAAACCATCAGTCTGACTCCAATTGAACCAAAAAATCGATAACCACTccattttttggttctttgatcattctagtttttaaaaccatgtcaTTTATCTCTAGTGAGTCAAAGTCAAATCATAAATGAAGCTGATTATTGTCCCCAAGACAAGTCTAGAAGGTCATTAGGTAACTGATCTTATGTTCTCAATTCTAGACAACATCAGCCAAGATAAGGTGAATAAGACTATAGATACAGTTGGTACTTGGTTTGGGTCCAATGCACTGGAGTATACCCAAGATTTGCTCAAGCTGTTATATCCAGAAGCAcgtaatcatatatatatgtttgaaaaGTGGTAACAGTTACACACTGTGTGTACGAGACACACAGTTGAAATCGTGTTTTACAATTATAACTAAAAGTTGAATTTTGTACGACAGTGTATAATATAGCGTGTACAACAATAATTAGTGATGTACAGTTTGCATCATTGAATCAGATGCACCCAGAATTTGTCCTTAGAAAGATCAAACTATATGTAGctttattttcaatcaaaaaaaaaaaaaatttgtagcttTATTCTGGTCCAGGTTTTCATTATGATTAGAGCCAAGCCTCCTCACTTTAGTCACTTGGCCCATCATGTGGAGGGCGTTGTACTTGTACATACCCAGTAGCAAGTACCAACAAGTCAGAAGGCCCTTGGTCCAATTGAATGGGCTTGttacaaacaaaaccaaacccatcatagcttttttttattccttaacCTCTTGGAAGCTGTTGAATGCCGCAATTAGTGGAAGGCATTAAATTAGGtaggccattttttttttttttttggttaacaggcttgaatatatataacaaaaacaaagtcaCAAACTGGCCCCAAAGGCCAGAACCATGTACAAGTTAAGGGggccctcccccccccccccccccaagatttttttaaatattaaataatatgtatatatttaatattttaaaaaataagtcaaagaaaaattatatttgcccTCTTAAGAAATTATGTTTATCTCTCTCGACTTTGAATCTTAGTTCTATCTCTGGCCAAAGTAGTGGCTTGAAGCCTATAGTAGTATAGACCATTTACATTAGATACAAGCAACTTATCTAAGGATTCGTTTAGTTGGCGGGGTGGAAAATTGAAAGAGTAGGAAattgtgggaggatggaaaagtgagaggatagaaaaaattttatcttctctCCTTTCTGTTTGATTGGGAGTGGAAAAGTAAGGGGAtgtaaaaaatgagtttgaataaatttactcatatgcccttattaaagaataatacaaaataaaaaaaatgacaaataaccacacaaaaaagagcaatcacccaaatatttttataaaaataaaaaaaacatgttccaaaaaaaatcacatacagtaaaagtaaaaataaactatcaCACCCAAgccttaaaaaacaaaagacaaaaagaggCATTGTTAacacccaagaaaaaaaaaagtaactggCAACGTGATTgcccagaaaaataaaaaagaagcaacgttgttgcccaaaaaaaaaatggcaatgtTGCTGCctagagaagagagaagaaaaaaaaatgtaacttaaATTGAGAGTATTTGTGTAAAGTGCATCTTTCAGCACTTTTTCCTCCTCATTTTCCTCACaaattgggaggataaaaaaatgtgGGACCAGAGGGaatatttttctccttattttctgTCTCACTTGTTTTTTCTCCTCAACCAAACagtgaaaaatgtcattttttaccctattttcctctccctattttccatcctccctattttcctCAGAAGGAGGATAGGTAGGCCATTCTAATTACCTTTTTTCTTGCCTAGATTTAATATTAAATGTATCATAGTGGCTACCAGCAAGATCACTTTGAAAATTTCAACCAATCTCAAACAATCTCTTTATGCAATGTCATGACGTATTCTAAAAAAGTACacttaattatattaaatatctATTTGCTCTAAAGATtgaataatttatatttgaacATGTTTGGAAATTTAGATctcagttgatagaattaacaagttttaaactcaagttgttaattaaatatattatgaataaaccttgttcaaataaacaaaaatcaatatcaaGTCAAAATCATGCACAGCAGAATAGTAAATAAgccaagatatgatgacctaggaaaactaatgaaacaaactagtttcacagtaaaaaacctaggggaaaAATACAACTTAAATTGAGGGTATTTGTGTAAAGTGCATCTTTCAACACTTTTCCCTCCTCATTTTTCTCACAAATTGGGGGGATAAAAAAAAGGTAGGCCCAGAGAGAAAAATTTTCTCCCTATTTTCTgtctctcttgttttctctcctCAATCAAACAGtggaaaatgtcatttttcaccctattttcttctccctattttccatcctccctattttcatCAGAAGGAGAATAGGTAGGCCATTCTGATTACCTTTTTTCTTGCCTAGGTTTAATATTAAATGTATCATACTGGCTACCAGCAAGATCACTTTGAAAATTTCAACCAATCTCAAACGATCTCTTTGTACAATGCCATGATGTAATCCAAAAAAGTACgcttaattatattaaatatctATTTGCTCTAAAGATtgaataatttatatttgaacATGTTTGGCAATTTAGATctcagttgatagaattaacaagttttaaactcaagttgttaattaaatatattatgaataaaccttgttcaaataaacaaaaatcaatatcaaGTCAAAATCATGCAAAGcagaatagtaaataagacaagatatgatgacctaggaaaactaatgaaacaaactagtttcacagtaaaaaacctgggggggaAATGCAACTTAAATTGAGGGTATTTGTGTAAAGTGCATCTTTCAACACTTTGCCCTTCTCATTTTCCTCACaaattgggaggataaaaaaaggtGGGCCTAGAGGTAAAATTTTTCTCCCTATTTTTTGCttctcttgtttt
This portion of the Castanea sativa cultivar Marrone di Chiusa Pesio chromosome 7, ASM4071231v1 genome encodes:
- the LOC142642229 gene encoding putative ribosome-binding factor A, chloroplastic; amino-acid sequence: MPHLVFHSCHHHHPPIPPPPLLCHPHPPFLRTQNPTAWIHSARPMGLLSLQPRIGSTIRCMANPRRVKMVAKQIRRELSDMLLTDKVLQYAILPEASLGADRYLSSLTTISDVEVSGDLQVVKVYISVFGDERGKDLAIAGLKSKAKYVRSELGRRMKLRLTPEIRFLEDESLERGSRVIAILDRIKNEKEPKASEEGEQFDSSDASQEDRDWEGDDPDEDIIYVD